In the genome of Streptomyces sp. 846.5, the window TGACGAACCGCTGGTCCTCGGCATCGAGACCTCCTGCGACGAGACCGGCGTCGGCATCGTCCGGGGCACCACCCTGCTCGCCGACGCGGTCGCCACCAGCGTCGAGGAGCACGGCCGCTTCGGCGGCGTCGTCCCGGAGATCGCCAGCCGGGCGCATCTGGAGGCGATGGTCCCCACCGTCCAGCGGGCCCTGGACGAGGCCGGGATCAAGGCGAGCGACCTGGACGGCATCGCCGTCACCGCGGGCCCCGGCCTGGCCGGAGCGCTGCTGGTCGGCGTCTCGGCGGCCAAGGCCTACGCCTACGCCCTGGACAAGCCGCTGTACGGGGTGAACCACCTGGCCTCGCACATCTGCGTGGACCAGCTGGAGCACGGACGGCTGCCCGAGCCGACGATGGCGCTGCTGGTCTCCGGCGGGCACTCCTCGCTGCTGCTGACCTCCGACATCACCAGCGACGTCCGCTCGCTGGGCGCGACCATCGACGACGCGGCCGGCGAGGCCTTCGACAAGGTCGCCCGGGTGCTGGGCCTGGGCTTCCCCGGCGGCCCGGTGATCGACCGTTACGCGGCCGAGGGCGACCCGGAGGCGATCAAGTTCCCGCGCGGCCTCAGCGGTCCCCGTGACGCCGCTTACGACTTCTCCTTCTCCGGCCTGAAGACCGCCGTCGCCCGCTGGATCGAGGCGAAGCGGCGGGCCGGCGAGGAGGTGCCGGTCCGGGACGTCGCCGCGTCCTTCCAGGAGGCGGTCACCGATGTGCTGACCCGGAAGGCGGTCCGGGCCTGCAAGGACCACGGCGTGGAGCATCTGATGATCGGCGGCGGGGTGGCCGCCAACTCCCGGCTGCGGGCCATGGCGCAGGAGCGCTGCGAGCGCGCGGGCATCGAGCTCCGGGTGCCCCGGATGAAGCTCTGCACGGACAACGGCGCGATGGTGGCCGCGCTCGGCTCCGAGATGGTCTGGCGCAACCGCCGCCCCTCCGCCTTCGACCTGTCGGCGGACTCGTCGCTGCCGGTGACCGAGACCCATGTCCCGGCCGCTGTCCCGGCCGCGCCGGTCTCCCACGACGAGCTGCACCGGATGTCCGAGTAATCCTTACCTGATTGACTACTGGGAACTGCCTGGGAATCGCTAGCGTCCTGTTCCGTGCGTATGCGCATGCGTACGAACGGGCACGTCAGGCATGGAGCGGCAGACGGTGGAGCACGTCCTGGGAAGCTGGAGCGGCAGGGCCCTGGGCACGACGGCGGGGGCGCTGGCCCTGGCGGCGCTCGTGACGGCCTGCCGCGGGAGCGGAGGCGCGGCCCCGGCGGCCGGGACGAGCGCCGGGGCGGTGGGTGCCAGTACTTCGGCCTCCGCCCCCTCCGCGACCACCGGCGGGATGTCCACCGACGCCGCGCTCTGGTCCAAGTGGGGCCTCACCCCGCTGAACCCCACCCCGGCCCCGCCGGCGGACAAGCCGATCAAGCTGACCAGGACCGGCAAGGTCCCGGTCTTCCGCTCCGTGCCGACCACGCAGAAGGTCGTCTTCATCACCCTCGACGACGGCGCCGAGAAGGACCCCCGCTTCGTCGCGATGATGCGCGACCTCAGGGTCCCCTTCACGATGTTCCTGATGGACGACGCCATCAAGACCGACTACGGCTACTTCAAGTCGCTGCAGACGCTCGGCGACAGCATCCAGAACCACACCCTGCACCACCCGGCGATGAGCACCGTCTCGGCGGCCCGGCAGCGGGAGGAGGTCTGCGGCGACCAGAAGATCATCACCACCGAGTACGGCGCCGCGCCCTTCCTGTTCCGCCCGCCCTACGGCGACGGCGCCTACTCGTCGACCCTCAACGCCTCGGTCCAGGCCTGCGGCCCGCGCGCCGTCGTCTACTGGAAGGAGACGATGCAGATAACCGGTCTGCAGTACCAGAACGGTGACAAGCTCCAGGACGGCGACATCATCCTGGCCCACTTCCGCGGCCCCTCGGAGCTCAAGGGCGAGACCATGACCGCGATGTTCGCCAACCTGCTCAAGCGGATCCAGGAGCAGGGCTTCACGGTCGCCCGCCTGGACGACTACATCCAGAAGCCCTAGCGGGCAGCTTGTACAGGCTGCCCGAGCAGCATCGTCGGGGCGCCGGCCGCCCGGGTCAGGAAGACCGTGCAGGAGTTCGGCCCCTCCGGCTTGAGCTTGCGGCGCAGCTCCTCGGGCTCGATCGCCGAGCCGCGCTTCTTGACCACCACGGTGCCGACCCGGCGTTCGCGCAGCAGCGCCTTGAGCTTCTTCAGGCCGAAGGGCAGCACGTCGCTGATCTCGTAGCAGCCGGCGAAGGGCGTGGGACGGAGCTCGTCGGCTGTCAGGTAGGCGATGGTGGGATCGATCAGGCCGGCGTCCAGCTGCTCGGCGACCTCGGCGACCAGGTGGGCGCGGATCACCGCGCCGTCCGGCTCGTAGAGGTAGCGGCGGACCGGTCCGGCCTCCGGGTCCGGCAGTCGACCACCCGTGAGGGTGACGCCGCCGGGCAGCAGGGTCGCCCGATGGGGGTGCTCCGGCGCGGCCCCGGTGCCGAACCAGAGCACGGCCTCCTTGACGTCCCCGGCGTCCGAGACCCACTCGGCCTCGGCGCCCTCGGGGACGGCCTGGTGCGGGATGCCGGGGGCCACCTTGAGGGCGGCGAACGGGGTCTGCCGTGCCGCGGTGACGGCCCAGCTCAGCGGAGGCGAGTAGGCCTCAGGATCGAAGATCCTGCCCCGGCCGCCACGACGCGCGGGATCGACGAACACAGCGTCAAATCCCGTCAGTGCCACGTCCGCCACGTCGCCGCAGCGCTGCTGGATCAGCCCGTCCAGCCCCAGCGCCGCGGCGTTGGCCTCGGCGACCGCGCAGGTGAGCGGGGAGCGGTCGACGGCGAGCACCTCGATGCCGGCCCGCGCCAGCGCGATCGCGTCGCCGCCGATGCCCGAGCACAGGTCGGCGAGGCGGCGTACGCCCAGCGCCTTGAACCGGGCCGCGCGCCAGTCGGCGACGCTGCTCCGGGTCGCCTGCTCGACCCCGTCCGGGGTGAAGTACATCCGGGCCGCGTCCGCCGCGCCGAACTTCGCCGCGGCCCGCTGCCGCAGCCCGGCCTGGCCGATCGCCGCCGACACCAGCTCCGCGTCATGGCTGCGCCGCAGCCGGGTCGCGACCGCGAGCTCCTGCCCCGGCCGGAAGTCCGCCAGCTCGGCCAGCAGGGCCTGGCCCTCGTCGGTCAGCAGGGCACGGAACGATTCGATCTCCACCGCACCATCATCCATCGAATAAGCGCGTCGTTGGCACTCTGGTTGACTGAGTGCTAACCGCGGCCTAGTGTCGTCGTTGGCACTCTCCCCCGGAGAGCGCTAACCGCGAGAGGGCAGGTCCGGCACCGCGACGACGGGCTTGCACCACACCTCTGGCACCCAAGACATGTATCACCCCGTGATCTCCGAAGGGGGAGGTCGGAACGTGACGACCACCAGCTCCAAGGTTGCCATCAAGCCGCTCGAGGACCGCATTGTGGTCCAGCCGCTCGAGGCCGAGCAGACCACGGCCTCTGGCCTGGTCATTCCGGACACTGCCAAGGAGAAGCCCCAGGAGGGCGTTGTCCTGGCCGTGGGCCCGGGTCGCTTCGAGGACGGCCAGCGTCTGCCGCTCGACGTCGCCGTCGGCGACATCGTGCTGTACAGCAAGTACGGCGGCACCGAGGTCAAGTACAACGGCCAGGAGTACCTGGTCCTCTCGGCCCGCGACGTGCTCGCGATCATCGAGAAGTAAGCCGCACCGCACCACCGCACTACTGCAGCACCAGCTGACGCTGACCGCAGAGTCGTGACCCCGCCCGGGCCCCCAGTCTTCACTGTGTGAGACCGGGTGTCCGGGCTCGGTTGTTTGAGAGGGAAACCCTAAGCATGGCGAAGATCCTGAAGTTCGACGAGGACGCCCGCCGCTCGCTCGAGCGTGGCGTCAACAAGCTGGCCGACACCGTGAAGGTGACGCTCGGCCCCAAGGGCCGCAACGTCGTCATCGACAAGAAGTTCGGCGCTCCGACCATCACCAACGACGGTGTCACCATCGCCCGTGAGGTCGAGCTCGACGACCCGTACGAGAACCTTGGCGCGCAGCTGGTCAAGGAGGTCGCGACCAAGACCAACGACATCGCGGGTGACGGCACCACCACCGCGACCGTGCTGGCCCAGGCCCTGGTCAACGAGGGTCTGCGCAACGTCGCCGCCGGCGCCGGCCCCTCCGGGCTGAAGAAGGGCATCGACGCCGCCGTCAAGGCGGTGTCGGACCACCTGCTCTCGGTCGCCCGTGAGATCGACGGCAAGGAGGACATCGCCGCTGTCGCCGCGCTCTCCGCGCAGGACCAGCAGGTCGGTGACCTCATCGCCGAGGCCATGGACAAGGTCGGCAAGGACGGTGTCATCACCGTCGAGGAGTCGAACACCTTCGGCCTGGAGCTCGAGTTCACCGAGGGCATGCAGTTCGACAAGGGCTACCTGTCGCCCTACATGGTCACCGACCAGGAGCGGATGGAGGCGGTCCTGGAGGACCCCTACATCCTGATCCACCAGGGCAAGATCTCCTCGATCCAGGACCTGCTCCCGCTGCTGGAGAAGATCCTCCAGGGCGGCTCCAGCAAGCCCTTGCTGATCATCGCCGAGGACGTCGACGGCGAGGCGCTGTCCACACTCGTGGTGAACAAGATCCGCGGCACGTTCAACGCCGTCGCGGTGAAGGCCCCCGGCTTTGGCGACCGCCGCAAGGCCATGCTCGGCGACCTGGCCACCCTGACCGGTGCCACCGTCATCGCCGAGGAGGTCGGCCTCAAGCTCGACCAGGCCGGTCTGGAGTCCCTGGGCTCCGCCCGTCGCGTCACCGTCTCCAAGGACAACACCACCGTCGTCGACGGCGCCGGTGACTCCTCCGAGGTCGTCGGCCGCGTCGCGCAGATCAAGGCCGAGATCGAGAACACCGACTCGGACTGGGACCGCGAGAAGCTGCAGGAGCGGCTGGCCAAGCTGGCCGGCGGGGTCTGCGTGATCAAGGTCGGCGCTGCCACCGAGGTCGAGCTCAAGGAGAAGAAGCACCGTCTGGAGGACGCCATCTCGGCGACCCGCGCGGCGGTCGAGGAGGGCATTGTCGCCGGTGGCGGCGCCTCCCTCGTCCACGCCCAGAAGGTGCTCGACGGCGGGCTCGGCCTGGTCGGCGACGAGGCGACCGGTGTCGCCGTCGTCCGCCGCGCGCTGGTCGAGCCGCTGCGCTGGATCGCCCAGAACGCGGGCCTCGAGGGCTACGTCATCACCAGCAAGGTGGCGGAGCTGGACGAGGGCCAGGGCTACAACGCCGCGACCGGCGAGTACGGCGACCTGCTCAAGGCCGGCGTCATCGACCCGGTCAAGGTGACGCGCTCCGCGCTGCAGAACGCGGCGTCGATCGCTTCGCTGCTGCTCACGACCGAGACGCTGGTCGTCGAGAAGCCGGCTGACGACGAGGGCGACGCCGGGCACGGCCATGGTGGGCACGGGCACAGCCACTGAGGCGTAGCGCGCTGATCGGGGCGCGGGGAGCTGTCTGCGGCGAGGTGCACCTTTGCGGGTGGCTTGTCGCGCAGTTCCCCGCGCCCCTTTCGTCTGCCCTGGTTGCGCGGGTGCATAAGCTCACGAACGTTTTTAGCTCTCAAGTCAAAGCTGTGCTTATGTTGGTCGCATGATTGAGGCGCGTCATCTGCGAGTGCTCCGTGCGGTTGCCCGGACCGGGTCCTTCTCGGCTGCGGCGCGGGAGCTGGGGTACACCCAGCCGGCGGTGAGTCAGCAGATGAAGGCGCTGGAGAAGTCGGTGGGGACGCCGCTGGTGGTCCGGGTCGGGCGGGGGGTGCGGCTCAGTGAGGCGGGCGAGGTACTGGTGCGGCATGCCGCCGGGATCCTGGCCGGGCTGACCGCGGCCGAGGAGGAACTGGCGGCGATCGCCGGGCTTCGGGCCGGCCGGGTGCGGCTGGTGTCGTTTCCCACGGCGAGCGCGACGCTGGTCCCTGCGGCCGTGGCCGGGGTGCGCGAGGCGCAGCCGGGCGTGCGGGTGTCGCTGACCGAGGCCGAGCCGCCGGAGTCGCTGGGGATGCTGCGCGGTGGGGACTGCGAGGTGGCGGTGGCGTTCCGTTATCCGGGACGGGTGACCGAACTGCATCTGCCGCTGGACGACGGGGGGACCGGGTCGCGGCGGCAGGCGCGGGCCGAGGCCGTGGTGGAGGCCACTGCGTCGGCCGCGGCCTGCGACTGGTCCGATCTGGTGGTCCGGCCGTTGCTGAAGGACCGGCTGGTGGGCGTGGTCGCGGCCGGGCATCCGCTGGCCGGGCGCGGTGCGGATGACCCGGTGGCGCTGGCCGAGCTGGCCGACGAGCAGTGGATCGCGGGTTGTCCGCAGTGCCGGGGCCATCTGGTGGACATGTGCGCCGAGGAGGGCTTCGCGCCCCGGATCGACTTCGCGACCGACGACTACCCGGCGGTGCTGGGCCTGGTCGGCGCGGGTCTGGGCGTCACCGTGCTGCCGGAGCTGGCGCTGGCCTCGGTGCGTTCGGCGGGGGTGGCTGTGGTGCCGCTGGCCTCGGGGGTGTTCCGTGAGGTCGTCGCGCTCACGCTGCCGGATCTGGCGCAGGTGCCGGCGGTGGAGCTGATGCTGGACCGGCTGGCCCGGGTCCCCGTCCCGTCCCGCTGACGCGCGCGGGAGGGGCGCCCGGGCAGTCGAAGAAACGATTCTTCTTCGTATCCCCCGAGGTCAGTGCCGGATCGATTCGAAGACGTCGGCGTCGAGGTCCACCTCCGCCTCCCCGTCCGCTTCGGTGTCCATGTCCCTGGCGGTGCCGGCGCTCGGTCGGTGCCGGGTCCGGCCCAGCAGTTCCTCGCGGTCGTCCTCGGTCAGCCCGCCCCAGACCCCGTACGGCTCGCGTACGGCCAGGGCGTGTGTGGCGCACTCGGTGCGCACCGGGCAGCGGGAGCAGACCTCCTTGGCGGACTGCTCGCGGGAGCTGCGTGCAGCCCCTCGCTCGCCCTCGGGGTGGAAGAAGAGGGAGCTGTCGACACCGCGGCAGGCGGCGGAGAGCTGCCAGTCCCATAGATCGGCGTTGGGGCCGGGGAGGCGTGAGAAGTCTGCCATTGCTGCTCATTCCCTCAAGTTGTTGTGCGGTCCGGTCCTAGTAGATGAAAATATGACTCACATAGATCTAATCGGACAAGAGGCCATCAGCGTTGCATATAGGCCCTAAGTTCTGAAAGTCTCATAAAACGGACGAAGGGAGCAGTGGCGTGTCCTGCGACTGGGGGTACTCGTTGGGGCTGGAGGTAGGCCGAATGCGGCCGCCACGCCGGGTTCTGCCGACGACTGCGTAGCCGTGTGCGACGTGCGTGCGCTGTGCGCGCGGCGCCTGTGCGCCGGAGTGCACTGCGCGGTGGATGATCCGTAACGGGTCGACCACATAGAGTGGTGGAGGCGATCGTCGGGCCCGTAACTCATTCGGGTGACGGTCGTTGGTTGTGCGGAGGCGGTCAACGGGTCGGACGTCGGGGAAGACGTCTGTACACCACGGCCGTGCCGGTGACGCTTTGTACCAGCTCGTACCAGCCAGGAGGCTCAACGTGACGCGGATCAGCTGCGGAGGACGGTCATGACTTCCGTTCTCGTCTGTGACGATTCACCGCTTGCCCGGGAGGCGCTCCGCCGTGCGGTCGCGACCGTGCCCGGTGTCGACCGGGTGACCACCGCCACCAACGGTGAGGAGGTGCTCCGCCGATGGGTGGCCGACCGGTCCGATCTCGTCCTCATGGATGTGCGGATGCCCGGCCTCGGCGGCGTCGAGACCGTGCGGCGGCTGCTGTCCGCCGATCCGGGCGCCCGCATCATCATGCTCACCGTCGCCGAGGACCTCGACGGTGTGGCACTCGCGGTGGCCGCCGGCGCGCGGGGCTACCTGCACAAGGACGCCTCACGGGCGGAGCTGCGCGCCACGGTCACCCAGGCACTCGCCGACCCGACCTGGCGGCTCGCGCCCAGGCGGCTGCGCTGTGCCGAGATGGGGGCGGCGCCGACGCTGACGGCGCGTGAGATCCAGGTCCTGGAGGGGATGAGCCACGGTCGCAGCAACGCCGAGATCGGCCGCGAGCTGTTCCTCTCCGAGGACACCGTCAAGACCCACGCCCGGCGCCTCTTCAAGAAGCTCGGCGCCTCGGACCGGGCACATGCCGTCGCCCTCGGCTTCCGCTGGGGCCTGGTGCGCTGACGGTGGTGCCAGCCCCCGCCCGACGGGCGGGGGAGGGGTTGCTCAGGTTTCGCCGGGTAGGCTCCAACCATCGCCCGTCCGCCACCTGGGGTCTGCTCGGGGGTGCGGGGAGTCGCTCCCCGGGAGATCGGCGCGCGGGGAATCCCGGCCGAGGGCGCACCATGGAGTACATGGACCCAATGCGGAGTGCGGCGGCCGGTGGGCGGGAGGGGTCAGTGGTGGCGCATAACGTTCCGATGCACAAGTCGGGGTGCGGTGCCGCGTTTTCCTCCGCGACCAGGCACCATGGACCGGTGCGTGACGACGAAGTGACGGCTGCCGCAGGCAGCGTCCAGACCACCGGTGGGGCCGCTGTTCCCATTGGTGAGCTCGTGGTCCGTGCGGTCGGCGGGAACGCCGAGGCCACCGATGAGCTGCTGGCCCGGGTTCACCCGCTGGTACTCCGCTACTGCCGGGCCCGGCTGGTCCGGCTGCCCGGGGGCGCCCGGCACCATGTGGACGACGTGGCCCAGGAGGTCTGCCTCGCCGTGCTGTGCGCGCTGCCGCGCTACCGCGACCAGGGGCGGCCCTTCGAGGCGTTCGTCTACGGGATCGCCGCGCACAAGGTGGCCGATCTGCAGCGTGCGGCGATGAAGGGGCCCGGTCAGTCGGTGTTCCTGGCGGAGGACCTGCCGGAGACCCCGGACGATGCGCTCGGGCCGGAGGAGCGGGCGCTGCTGAGCAGCGAGGCCGCTTGGGCGCGGGAGCTTTTGGCTTGTCTGCCGGCGCGGCAGCGGGAACTTGTTCTGCTGCGGGTGGCGGCGGGGCTTACGGCTGAGGAGACGGGGGAGGTGCTGGGGATGTCTGCGGGGGCGGTGCGGGTGGCTCAGCATCGGGCTCTTAGTCGGCTTCGGGCGTTGGCGCTGGGTGGGCCCGAAGGGTTGTCTGCTTAGCGGGTGCGGGTTGTGCAGGGTTGGCCGCGCAGTTCCTCGCGCCCCTGGGGGGTGTGGCGCTAAGCACATGGGGTGGTTGTGGCGCAAGAGGGCTTTCTGTGTACCGGTAGACTCAAGTATCGGTGCCTAAGCTGCCTTGCTGGAAGGCCCCCGGTGGCGCCGACGTCGAGTGGTTGATCGGGTCGGTACGGGAAGGTGCCCCAATGTCTTTGAATGCCGCAGGTGTCCCCGAGAAGTTTGCGATGCTCGGGCTCACCTACGACGACGTCCTGCTGCTCCCCGGAGCCTCCGAGGTGCTGCCGAACATGGTGGACACCTCGTCACGGGTCTCGCGGAACGTCCGGGTGAACATTCCTCTGCTGTCCGCCGCGATGGACAAGGTCACCGAGTCGCGGATGGCGATCGCGATGGCCCGTCAGGGCGGCGTCGGTGTGCTGCACCGGAATCTCTCCATCGAGGACCAGGTCAACCAGGTCGACCTGGTGAAGCGGTCCGAGTCCGGCATGGTCACCGACCCGATCACGGTCAGCCCCGAGGCCACGCTGGCCGAGGCGGACGCGCTCTGCGCCAAGTTCCGGATCAGCGGCGTGCCGGTGACCGACCCGTCGGGCCGGCTGATGGGCATCGTCACCAACCGCGACATGGCCTTCGAGTCGGACCGCAGCCGGCAGGTGCGCGAGGTGATGACCCCGATGCCGCTGATCACCGGCGAGGTCGGGATAAGCGGTGAGGATGCCATCGCCCGGCTGCGCCGCCACAAGATCGAGAAGCTGCCGCTGGTGGACGCGGAGGGCAGGCTCAAGGGCCTGATCACGGTCAAGGACTTCGTCAAGGCCGAGAAGTACCCGCTGGCAGCCAAGGACGGCGAGGGCCGGCTGCTGGTCGGCGCCGCGGTCGGCGCCAGCGCGGAGTCGCTGGAGCGGGCCCAGGCGCTGGCCGCCGTGGGTGTGGACTTCCTGGTGGTGGACACCTCGCACGGCCACAACAGCAATGCGCTGAGCTGGATGGCCAAGATCAAGTCGTCGGTGGACGTCGACGTGGTCGGCGGCAACGTCGCCACCCGTGACGGCGCCCAGGCGCTGATCGACGCCGGCGTGGACGGCGTCAAGGTCGGCGTCGGCCCCGGCTCGATCTGCACCACCCGGGTGGTCGCCGGCATCGGCGTCCCCCAGGTCACCGCGATCTACGAGGCGGCGCTGGCCTGTCGCGAGGCAGGCGTCCCGGTCATCGGCGACGGCGGCCTGCAGTACTCCGGCGACATCGGCAAGGCCCTGGCGGCCGGCGCCGACACGGTGATGCTGGGCAGCCTGCTCGCGGGCTGCGAGGAGTCGCCGGGCGAGCTGCTGTTCATCAACGGCAAGCAGTTCAAGTCCTACCGGGGCATGGGCTCGCTGGGCGCGATGCAGTCCCGCGGCCAGGCCAGGTCCTTCTCCAAGGACCGCTACTTCCAGGGCGACGTCAGCTCCGACGAGAAGCTGATCGCCGAGGGCATCGAGGGCCAGGTGCCCTACCGCGGTCCGCTGTCCGCGGTGCTGTACCAGCTGGTCGGCGGCCTGCGGCAGACCATGGGCTATGTCGGCGCCGCCACCGTCGCCGAGATGGAGTCCAAGGGCCGCTTCGTCCGGATCACCTCGGCGGGGCTCAAGGAGAGCCACCCGCACGACATCCAGATGACCGTCGAGGCACCGAACTACCACGGCAAGTAACCGCACGTCCCATGGAAGGGCCGCCCCGGCGGCCCTTCCGTCGTTGTACGGGATACTGGGGCCTGGCAGTAGCAGGTTGAGCGAAGGGCTGGACGTGACCGAGATCGAGATCGGGCGGGGCAAGCGGGGCCGACGGGCGTACGCCTTCGACGACATCGCCGTCGTACCGAGCCGGCGGACCCGGGATCCGAAGGAGGTCTCGATCGCCTGGCAGATCGACGCCTACCGCTTTGAGCTCCCGTTTCTGGCCGCGCCGATGGACAGCGTGGTCTCCCCGGAGCAGGCCATCGCCTTCGGGCAGATGGGCGGCCTCGGCGTGCTCAACCTCGAAGGGCTGTGGACCCGCTACGAGGACCCGCAGCCGCTGCTGGAGGAGATCACCGAGGTCAAGGACGAGGCCGTGGCCACCCGCCGCCTCCAGGAGATCTACCGCGAGCCGATCAAGGCCGAGCTGATCGGCCGCCGGCTCAAGGAGATCCGCGACTCCGGCGTGGTCACCGCGGCCGCGCTCTCGCCGCAGCGGACCGCCGAGTTCTCCAAGGCCGTCGTGGACGCCGGGGTGGACATCTTCGTGATCCGCGGCACCACCGTCTCCGCCGAGCACGTCTCCGGCGCGGCCGAGCCGCTCAACCTCAAGCAGTTCATCTACGAGCTGGACGTCCCGGTGATCGTCGGCGGCTGCGCCACCTACACCGCGGCGCTGCACCTGATGCGCACCGGCGCGGCCGGGGTGCTGGTCGGCTTCGGCGGCGGCGCGGCGCACACCACCCGGACGGTGCTCGGCATCCAGGTGCCGATGGCGACCGCGGTGGCCGATGTGGCGGCGGCCCGGCGCGACTACATGGACGAGTCCGGTGGCCGCTACGTCCATGTCATCGCGGACGGCGGCGTCGGCTACAGCGGGGACCTGGCCAAGGCCGTGGCCTGCGGCGCCGACGCGGTGATGATCGGGGCGGCGCTGGCCCGGGCCAACGACGCGCCCGGCAAGGGCTTCCACTGGGGCATGGAGGCCGTGCACGAGGAGCTGCCGCGTGGAAAGCGGGTCGACCTGGGCACGGTCGGCAGCACCGCCGAGATCCTGCACGGCCCCTCGCACACCCCGGACGGCACCATGAACCTGTTCGGCGCGCTGCGCCGGGCGATGGCCACCACCGGGTACTCCGAGCTCAAGGAGTTCCAGCGCGTCGAGGTCACCGTGGCGCCCACCGCCCACCACTGACCGTTCTTGTTTCGTCCACGTCCCCGGCGCGTTCTCGTGCCGGGGACGCGGTCTTTGACCGCAAGCGCAGCCTTTGGTCTGTGATTCTGGAGCAAAGCGGCAGACTTGGGGCTTAACGGGTCCGGTCGGATGCACACGGAGGCAGCCTTGCGTAGCGCGAAACTGGGACCGGCCGAGCGGGCGGAATCGCTGGCCCGAATGGCCGAGCAGGAACTCGACGTGCTGGTGGTCGGCGGCGGGGTGGTCGGGGCGGGGACGGCGCTGGACGCCGTGACCCGCGGCCTCGCGACCGGTCTGGTCGAGGCGAGGGACTGGGCGTCGGGGACGTCCAGCCGTTCCAGCAAGCTGATCCACGG includes:
- the guaB gene encoding IMP dehydrogenase — protein: MSLNAAGVPEKFAMLGLTYDDVLLLPGASEVLPNMVDTSSRVSRNVRVNIPLLSAAMDKVTESRMAIAMARQGGVGVLHRNLSIEDQVNQVDLVKRSESGMVTDPITVSPEATLAEADALCAKFRISGVPVTDPSGRLMGIVTNRDMAFESDRSRQVREVMTPMPLITGEVGISGEDAIARLRRHKIEKLPLVDAEGRLKGLITVKDFVKAEKYPLAAKDGEGRLLVGAAVGASAESLERAQALAAVGVDFLVVDTSHGHNSNALSWMAKIKSSVDVDVVGGNVATRDGAQALIDAGVDGVKVGVGPGSICTTRVVAGIGVPQVTAIYEAALACREAGVPVIGDGGLQYSGDIGKALAAGADTVMLGSLLAGCEESPGELLFINGKQFKSYRGMGSLGAMQSRGQARSFSKDRYFQGDVSSDEKLIAEGIEGQVPYRGPLSAVLYQLVGGLRQTMGYVGAATVAEMESKGRFVRITSAGLKESHPHDIQMTVEAPNYHGK
- a CDS encoding GuaB3 family IMP dehydrogenase-related protein, which codes for MTEIEIGRGKRGRRAYAFDDIAVVPSRRTRDPKEVSIAWQIDAYRFELPFLAAPMDSVVSPEQAIAFGQMGGLGVLNLEGLWTRYEDPQPLLEEITEVKDEAVATRRLQEIYREPIKAELIGRRLKEIRDSGVVTAAALSPQRTAEFSKAVVDAGVDIFVIRGTTVSAEHVSGAAEPLNLKQFIYELDVPVIVGGCATYTAALHLMRTGAAGVLVGFGGGAAHTTRTVLGIQVPMATAVADVAAARRDYMDESGGRYVHVIADGGVGYSGDLAKAVACGADAVMIGAALARANDAPGKGFHWGMEAVHEELPRGKRVDLGTVGSTAEILHGPSHTPDGTMNLFGALRRAMATTGYSELKEFQRVEVTVAPTAHH